One window from the genome of Bdellovibrio sp. NC01 encodes:
- a CDS encoding rhodanese-like domain-containing protein: MNTNGIPEIAPQELAAIMDKVTLIDVRQPEEFVGELSHIPKAQLVPLGQALDTYLTNHKNKDEQIVFVCRSGARSGRATTQSMELGFTNTINLQGGMILWNNLNLPVAGGK; this comes from the coding sequence ATGAACACGAATGGCATCCCAGAAATAGCCCCTCAGGAACTCGCCGCCATAATGGACAAAGTAACGCTTATAGATGTGCGCCAACCAGAAGAATTCGTCGGCGAATTATCACATATTCCCAAAGCTCAACTAGTCCCATTAGGACAGGCGTTGGATACATATCTAACAAATCACAAAAACAAAGATGAACAGATTGTCTTCGTTTGTCGTAGCGGAGCCCGCTCGGGAAGAGCAACTACGCAGAGTATGGAATTGGGCTTCACCAACACGATCAATCTTCAAGGCGGCATGATCTTGTGGAACAACCTGAATTTGCCTGTCGCGGGAGGAAAATAA
- a CDS encoding YeeE/YedE family protein, with translation MDPSLVLYPLLGGAIIGVAVTLMLLFNGRVTGISGIVSSAISTRSSDNMWRWAFLIGLTIGGVIIHLLHPDLLTNLSNRNFLQIIIAGVLVGYGTVMGSGCTSGHGVCGISRFSIRSLIATATFILFGFLAVTALRFLNGGAL, from the coding sequence ATGGACCCGTCTTTAGTTCTTTATCCTTTACTAGGAGGCGCAATCATAGGTGTCGCCGTCACGTTGATGCTGCTGTTTAACGGACGAGTTACTGGCATTAGCGGAATAGTTTCTTCTGCGATATCAACCAGAAGCTCGGATAACATGTGGCGATGGGCATTTCTTATCGGTCTTACTATTGGTGGCGTCATCATTCACCTTCTTCATCCTGATCTGCTAACAAATTTATCAAACCGCAATTTCTTGCAGATCATTATCGCCGGGGTTCTTGTGGGCTATGGAACCGTCATGGGCAGTGGTTGCACCAGTGGCCATGGAGTCTGCGGAATCAGCCGTTTCTCGATAAGATCTTTAATTGCTACTGCTACCTTTATACTATTCGGATTTCTTGCGGTCACAGCTTTGCGATTTTTAAATGGAGGCGCGCTATGA
- a CDS encoding YeeE/YedE family protein, producing the protein MKNTQQSFVAFIVGLLFAFGLALSGMTQPQKVIGFLDPWNWNPSLLFVMIGAIGVHVISYPIVKKRASPLLDTKWHVPTRKDITARLLLGSLLFGIGWGLGGYCPGPGITSIASGDMRAVFFVGAMLVGMLLFKKTEPLLKLKE; encoded by the coding sequence ATGAAAAATACCCAACAAAGTTTCGTCGCATTTATAGTGGGCCTACTCTTCGCTTTTGGGCTAGCACTTTCAGGAATGACTCAACCTCAAAAGGTCATCGGCTTTCTTGATCCGTGGAACTGGAATCCATCTTTGCTATTTGTGATGATTGGTGCAATCGGCGTTCACGTCATTAGTTATCCGATCGTTAAGAAACGAGCGTCACCACTTTTAGATACAAAATGGCACGTGCCAACACGAAAAGACATTACCGCACGATTGCTGCTCGGTTCGTTATTATTCGGAATTGGTTGGGGGTTGGGCGGCTATTGCCCCGGACCAGGCATTACTTCTATAGCAAGCGGTGATATGCGCGCAGTCTTTTTTGTCGGCGCCATGCTTGTTGGTATGTTGCTATTCAAAAAAACTGAACCTCTCTTAAAGCTCAAGGAGTAA
- a CDS encoding sulfite exporter TauE/SafE family protein — protein sequence MATFGLIASFLMGIILGLMGGGGSILTVPILVYLFNITPTIATGYSLFVVGITALVGSFMYIRKGDFDFKVGMAFAIPSVIGVNLSRGLVIPFIPDTIFSFGFLELTKEILVMIVFAVLMIAASYSMIKRRKANPPSSKNEHWRIILVATQGFVVGLIAGFVGAGGGFLIIPALVLLAGLTMRVAIGTSLTIIALQSLIGFGGDILRGSIVDWKLLGLIAGTAMIGIVAGSRIAHKINEQKLKVSFGWFVLIIGATILLEQLRHISM from the coding sequence ATGGCAACTTTCGGATTGATCGCAAGTTTTCTGATGGGAATCATTCTGGGCTTAATGGGGGGCGGCGGATCGATATTAACTGTTCCCATTTTGGTTTATCTTTTTAATATCACTCCGACAATCGCAACCGGATATTCGCTTTTCGTTGTCGGAATTACAGCGCTAGTTGGCAGTTTTATGTATATTCGAAAAGGAGATTTCGATTTTAAGGTCGGAATGGCCTTTGCGATACCCAGTGTGATTGGTGTTAATCTATCGCGTGGTTTAGTTATCCCCTTTATTCCTGACACGATATTTAGTTTCGGATTTCTTGAATTAACCAAAGAGATCCTTGTGATGATCGTGTTCGCAGTCCTTATGATCGCGGCATCTTACTCGATGATTAAAAGAAGAAAAGCCAACCCACCTTCTTCGAAAAACGAGCATTGGCGCATCATTCTTGTCGCAACTCAAGGTTTCGTTGTCGGATTGATTGCAGGTTTCGTCGGGGCTGGTGGAGGTTTTCTGATTATACCTGCCCTTGTTCTGCTGGCCGGTCTAACAATGAGAGTTGCCATTGGAACTTCGTTAACAATTATCGCCCTGCAATCTCTAATCGGCTTCGGTGGAGATATTTTACGGGGGAGCATTGTTGATTGGAAGCTCCTAGGTTTGATTGCTGGCACCGCGATGATCGGAATCGTTGCCGGCTCGCGTATCGCCCATAAAATAAATGAACAAAAGCTGAAAGTTTCATTCGGATGGTTCGTCTTAATTATTGGAGCAACCATCTTGCTTGAACAACTTCGTCACATTTCGATGTAG